A section of the Perognathus longimembris pacificus isolate PPM17 chromosome 7, ASM2315922v1, whole genome shotgun sequence genome encodes:
- the LOC125355082 gene encoding nuclear autoantigenic sperm protein isoform X1 — MATESTAAAAIAAELVSADKTEDAPAPSTSADRVESLDVDCEAKKLLGLGQKHLVMGDIPAAVNAFQEAASLLGKKYGETANECGEAFFFYGKSLLELARLENGVLGNALEGVHVEEEEGEKTEDESLVENNDNVDEEARDELREQVYDAMGEKEEAKKTEGNSLSKPEIDTEQESEVQKGGREDMDISEPAEKLQEKVESTSNDLTENSDEAKGPTAPEGRNEAEVTLGKPEQEMPDAEEGKSVSGTDVQNEECRGKGGQEKQGEVIGSIEEKPKEASEEQPVVTLDKRSTAVEVEAQPVDPTVKPDVGGDEPEEQVAASKNEPGKAVFEEQGGQEMPSVEESPVVTKGAEAGSEVSEKPGQEATALSEDATVNGLSASGVEIPIEPQTCTERLTDTKDGSGLQEVRGELAVSQEETKLPVEESEAAGDGFETKVAQRAAETASEDKIKIAANEEAQESEEQMKEGEETEGSEEEDKENDKSEETPNESVVENKENEEEEIGNLELAWDMLDLAKIIFKRQETKEAQLYAAQAHLKLGEVSVESENYTQAVEEFQACLNLQEQYLEAHDRLLAETHYQLGLAYGYNSQYDEAVAQFSKSIEVIEKRMAVLNEQMKEAEGSLTEYEKEIEELKELLPEIREKIEDAKESQRSGNVAELALKATLVESSTSGFTSSGGSSSVSTIASRKPTDGASSSNCVTDISHLVRKKRKPEDESPRKDDAKKAKQEPEVNGGSGDALPSGNDVSESMEEEPESRSAVEGKVDAGATVESTAS; from the exons AACTGAAGATGCTCCTGCTCCTTCTACCTCTGCAGATAGAGTAGAGAG TCTGGATGTGGATTGCGAAGCTAAGAAATTATTGGGATTAGGACAGAAACATCTAGTGATGGGGGATATTCCAGCAGCTGTCAATGCATTTCAGGAAGCAGCAAGTCTTTT agGTAAGAAGTATGGTGAAACGGCTAATGAGTgtggagaagctttttttttctatggGAAATCACTTTTGGAGTTGGCCAG GTTGGAAAATGGTGTGCTGGGAAATGCCTTAGAAGGTGTGCatgtagaagaggaagaaggagaaaaaacagagGATGAGTCACTGGTGGAAAATAATGATAACGTAGATG AGGAAGCAAGGGACGAGTTGAGAGAACAGGTTTATGACGCcatgggagaaaaggaagaagccaaAAAAACAGAAGGCAATTCTCTGTCAAAGCCTGAAATTGATACAGAACAGGAGAGTGAAGtgcagaaaggtggaagagaagaTATGGATATAAGTGAGCCTGCAGAGAAGCTACAGGAAAAAGTTGAATCGACTTCGAATGATTTAACTGAAAACTCTGATGAGGCAAAAGGACCAACAGCACCAGAAGGACGGAATGAAGCTGAGGTCACTTTGGGGAAGCCAGAACAGGAAATGCCAGATGCTGAGGAAGGAAAATCAGTTTCTGGAACTGATGTCCAAAATGAAGAGTGCAGAGGAAAAGGAGGTCAGGAGAAGCAGGGAGAGGTAATTGGTAGCATAGAGGAAAAGCCAAAAGAAGCTTCAGAAGAGCAGCCTGTTGTGACTCTAGACAAGCGAAGCACTGCAGTGGAGGTGGAAGCACAGCCTGTAGACCCAACAGTCAAGCCAGATGTGGGTGGGGATGAACCAGAGGAACAGGTAGCTGCCTCTAAAAACGAACCAGGAAAGGCTGTTTTTGAGGAACAGGGAGGGCAAGAAATGCCTTCTGTTGAAGAGTCACCCGTGGTGACAAAGGGTGCAGAGGCCGGATCAGAAGTCTCTGAGAAGCCAGGGCAGGAGGCCACAGCTCTATCTGAGGATGCTACAGTCAATGGACTGTCAGCTTCAGGAGTTGAGATTCCTATTGAACCACAGACTTGTACAGAAAGGCTGACAGACACAAAAGATGGCTCAGGTCTACAGGAAGTCAGGGGAGAACTTGCTGTAAGCCAGGAGGAAACTAAGCTGCCTGTAGAAGAGTCTGAGGCAGCTGGAGATGGGTTTGAGACCAAGGTAGCCCAGAGGGCTGCTGAGACAGCATCTGAAGACAAAATTAAGATAGCTGCTAATGAAGAGGCACAAGAGAGTGAAGAACAGATGAAAGAGGGTGAAG AAACTGAAGGCtcagaagaagaagacaaagaaaatgacAAGTCTGAAGAAACACCAAATGAATCTGTTGTTGAAAACAAA gaaaatgaagaagaggagATTGGGAACCTAGAGCTTGCTTGGGATATGCTGGATTTAGCAAAGATCATATTTAAAAG acaagaaacaaaagaagccCAGCTTTATGCTGCACAGGCACACCTTAAACTTGGAGAAGTTAGTGTTGAATCTG AGAATTATACTCAAGCTGTGGAGGAGTTCcaggcttgcctaaacctgcaaGAGCAGTATTTGGAGGCCCACGACCGTCTCCTCGCAGAGACTCACTATCAGCTGGGGTTGGCCTATGGGTACAACTCTCAATACGACGAGGCAGTGGCACAGTTCAGTAAATCTATTGAAGTTATTGAGAAGAGAATGG CTGTCCTGAACGAGCAGATGAAGGAAGCTGAAGGATCACTTACTGAATATGAGAAAGAAATTGAGGAGCTGAAGGAACTACTACCTGAAATTAGAGAGAAGATAGAAGATGCAAAGGAATCCCAGCGTAGTGGGAATGTAGCTGAATTGGCTCTGAAAGCTACTCTG GTagagagctctacttctggtttcacTTCCAGTGGAGGAAGTTCTTCGGTCTCCACG atTGCCAGTAGAAAACCAACCGATGGTGCTTCTTCATCAAATTGTGTTACTGATATTTCCCACCTTGTCAGAAAGAAG AGAAAACCAGAGGACGAGAGCCCCCGGAAAGATGATgcaaagaaagccaaacaagagccgGAGGTGAATGGAGGCAGTGGGGATGCTCTCCCCAGTGGAAATGACGTTTCAGAAAgcatggaggaggag cctGAAAGCCGGTCAGCCGTGGAGGGGAAGGTGGATGCAGGAGCTACAGTTGAAAGCACTGCGAGTTAA
- the Ccdc17 gene encoding LOW QUALITY PROTEIN: coiled-coil domain-containing protein 17 (The sequence of the model RefSeq protein was modified relative to this genomic sequence to represent the inferred CDS: substituted 1 base at 1 genomic stop codon) — MPSSGQPGLLPCGSCGMAFRSGALLATHTRRLCIGCFTSPXPQVVSQEPGSNSRQGTSESALRSLTEQVHSLRQALQELRPRAPQAAPEAASSLGERLRALQGTHAQRMVDMEAQARVLQRCGDELKQRLQAVALARDRTWHLFGLEQELRELRAEAWRTQGVLQALGARVEELQPKMGTGLRAWPDVELCFPRLPANPGTLAAEIGAFREAYMQGGGRDPSVLAKIHQLQMEASALALRRSQNHKEKSSATSRDLLVMEAENQRLEAEILALQMQRAPGRTYWDWGQPRVVADLSPLLRGRGDPPILPPPAAPPLPPFPGHSSPHQLLPGTVTKHRWLDPNSLLPAPDVLGPAPYDPGAGLVIFYDFLRGLEASWIWVQLVTGLARDGQDTGGTTALPPAVCLPPPPAPGPMGNCAILASRQPVPRLPPSPSVSLVCKLQACQGVEWARAQPKAWTSLALFDQNRRVLSGRWRLPLRTLPLDSSLSLGQLNGIPQAGQAELFLRLVNARDADVQALAEINPVNAQEYHYPPMVPSSSPPEAHSLAPNAGFVDPAPSAELCQNQG; from the exons ATGCCCTCCTCCGGGCAGCCAGGGCTCCTGCCCTGTGGGTCCTGTGGCATGGCTTTTCGCTCTGGGGCCTTGCTGGCCACTCACACCCGGCGCTTGTGCATTG GTTGCTTCACTTCTCCCTGACCTCAGGTTGTGTCTCAAGAACCTGGAAGCAACTCACGTCAAGGGACCAGCGAGTCTGCTCTAAGGAGTTTAACAGAACAG GTGCATTCCTTGAGGCAGGCGCTGCAGGAGCTGCGGCCCCGGGCTCCACAAGCCGCCCCCGAGGCGGCCAGCAGCCTGGGCGAGCGGCTGCGTGCGCTGCAGGGGACTCACGCCCAGCGCATGGTGGACATGGAAGCACAGGCCCGGGTCCTGCAGCGCTGTGGGGATG AACTGAAACAGCGGCTTCAAGCTGTAGCCCTGGCCCGGGACAGAACATGGCACCTGTTCGGCCTGGAGCAGGAGCTTCGAGAACTTAGGGCCGAGGCCTGGAGGACACAGGGGGTGCTACAGGCCCTGGGGGCGCGTGTTGAGGAGCTACAGCCCAAGATGGG GACGGGGCTGCGGGCCTGGCCAGATGTTGAACTCTGTTTCCCGCGGCTGCCAGCCAACCCAGGAACCTTGGCCGCCGAAATCGG GGCCTTCCGTGAAGCCTACATGCAAGGTGGAGGTCGGGACCCTAGTGTTCTGGCCAAGATACATCAGTTGCAAATGGAGGCCTCGGCACTGGCGCTGCGGCGGTCGCAGAACCACAAGG AAAAatcaagtgccacttccagggaTCTTCTAGTAATGGAAGCTGAAAACCAGCGCCTGGAGGCAGAAATTCTGGCCTTGCAGATGCAGAGGGCTCCTGGTCGCACATACTGGG ATTGGGGACAGCCAAGAGTTGTAGCAGATCTCAGTCCACtcctgagggggaggggagatccCCCAATCCTCCCTCCACCTGCGGCACCCCCGCTGCCACCATTTCCAGGT CATTCTTCCCCACACCAGCTGCTTCCTGGAACCGTGACCAAGCACCGGTGGCTGGATCCAAACTCCCTGTTGCCTGCACCTGATGTTCTGGGCCCTGCACCCTATGACCCTGG GGCTGGCCTTGTCATTTTCTATGACTTCCTGCGGGGCCTTGAGGCTTCTTGGATTTGGGTACAGCTAGTGACTGGCTTGGCCAGAGATGGACAGGATACAGGAGGAACCACCGCGCTGCCCCCAGCTGTCTGCTtgcctcctcccccagctcctggACCTATGGGCAATTGTGCCATCCTTGCCAGCAGGCAACCTGTACCCAG GTTACCCCCATCACCATCTGTATCTTTAGTCTGTAAACTCCAGGCCTGTCAGGGAGTGGAATGGGCCAGGGCACAACCAAAAGCTTGGACCTCACTAGCACTATTTGACCAGAACCGGCGAGTGCTAAGTGGCCGCTGGCGCCTCCCACTTCGAACCCTTCCCTTGGACTCCAGTCTCAGCCTTGGGCAGCTCAATGGAATTCCCCAG GCCGGTCAGGCTGAGCTCTTTCTACGGCTGGTGAATGCAAGAGATGCAGACGTCCAGGCATTGGCAGAGATCAACccagtaaatgcccaggagtaccACTACCCACCAATG gtgcccagctcatCTCCACCGGAAGCGCATTCCCTTGCCCCCAATGCTGGCTTTGTGGACCCGGCACCCTCAGCAGAGCTTTGTCAGAATCAAGGTTAA
- the LOC125355082 gene encoding nuclear autoantigenic sperm protein isoform X2 gives MATESTAAAAIAAELVSADKTEDAPAPSTSADRVESLDVDCEAKKLLGLGQKHLVMGDIPAAVNAFQEAASLLGKKYGETANECGEAFFFYGKSLLELARLENGVLGNALEGVHVEEEEGEKTEDESLVENNDNVDETEGSEEEDKENDKSEETPNESVVENKENEEEEIGNLELAWDMLDLAKIIFKRQETKEAQLYAAQAHLKLGEVSVESENYTQAVEEFQACLNLQEQYLEAHDRLLAETHYQLGLAYGYNSQYDEAVAQFSKSIEVIEKRMAVLNEQMKEAEGSLTEYEKEIEELKELLPEIREKIEDAKESQRSGNVAELALKATLVESSTSGFTSSGGSSSVSTIASRKPTDGASSSNCVTDISHLVRKKRKPEDESPRKDDAKKAKQEPEVNGGSGDALPSGNDVSESMEEEPESRSAVEGKVDAGATVESTAS, from the exons AACTGAAGATGCTCCTGCTCCTTCTACCTCTGCAGATAGAGTAGAGAG TCTGGATGTGGATTGCGAAGCTAAGAAATTATTGGGATTAGGACAGAAACATCTAGTGATGGGGGATATTCCAGCAGCTGTCAATGCATTTCAGGAAGCAGCAAGTCTTTT agGTAAGAAGTATGGTGAAACGGCTAATGAGTgtggagaagctttttttttctatggGAAATCACTTTTGGAGTTGGCCAG GTTGGAAAATGGTGTGCTGGGAAATGCCTTAGAAGGTGTGCatgtagaagaggaagaaggagaaaaaacagagGATGAGTCACTGGTGGAAAATAATGATAACGTAGATG AAACTGAAGGCtcagaagaagaagacaaagaaaatgacAAGTCTGAAGAAACACCAAATGAATCTGTTGTTGAAAACAAA gaaaatgaagaagaggagATTGGGAACCTAGAGCTTGCTTGGGATATGCTGGATTTAGCAAAGATCATATTTAAAAG acaagaaacaaaagaagccCAGCTTTATGCTGCACAGGCACACCTTAAACTTGGAGAAGTTAGTGTTGAATCTG AGAATTATACTCAAGCTGTGGAGGAGTTCcaggcttgcctaaacctgcaaGAGCAGTATTTGGAGGCCCACGACCGTCTCCTCGCAGAGACTCACTATCAGCTGGGGTTGGCCTATGGGTACAACTCTCAATACGACGAGGCAGTGGCACAGTTCAGTAAATCTATTGAAGTTATTGAGAAGAGAATGG CTGTCCTGAACGAGCAGATGAAGGAAGCTGAAGGATCACTTACTGAATATGAGAAAGAAATTGAGGAGCTGAAGGAACTACTACCTGAAATTAGAGAGAAGATAGAAGATGCAAAGGAATCCCAGCGTAGTGGGAATGTAGCTGAATTGGCTCTGAAAGCTACTCTG GTagagagctctacttctggtttcacTTCCAGTGGAGGAAGTTCTTCGGTCTCCACG atTGCCAGTAGAAAACCAACCGATGGTGCTTCTTCATCAAATTGTGTTACTGATATTTCCCACCTTGTCAGAAAGAAG AGAAAACCAGAGGACGAGAGCCCCCGGAAAGATGATgcaaagaaagccaaacaagagccgGAGGTGAATGGAGGCAGTGGGGATGCTCTCCCCAGTGGAAATGACGTTTCAGAAAgcatggaggaggag cctGAAAGCCGGTCAGCCGTGGAGGGGAAGGTGGATGCAGGAGCTACAGTTGAAAGCACTGCGAGTTAA